A genomic segment from Fusarium keratoplasticum isolate Fu6.1 chromosome 10, whole genome shotgun sequence encodes:
- a CDS encoding Polysaccharide deacetylase family protein, giving the protein MVLLPARNATAVSIEKGQYLKIINTHGKQVVDFWAFNPQDSHDYLSTVHTRTVLLSIALREGDALYSTRRKPILTLARDTTRGVHDLIWSACDEERYRMLGAVGYHDNCADNMHKALKAFPDVKIADDWIPDPLNLFMNVAVDHHGGLDVRPPTSEKGQYVVLRAETDLVIVMTSCPQDMAPVNDGEPADCEFAIFQDQDCTEETTATTAGAIERPLSTHRPKRVKVALSFDFDAVSHWLGTGCHPDNNMADYSSGIFAGQVGVVRLLNMLKRTSIADKVTWFVPGHTIETFPASVQKVVESGAEIGLHGYSHEGIYQMTPAQERDVLLKCIKVATKLCGKRPRGYRAPMYTIRETTVELLREQGFLYNSSLSHHDSQPYWTPADPPIEKIDFSKDASSWLKPTPITDPGQLDPLSTNQHPLVEIPCGWYNEDMMPLQYLPHLPNSMGYVSTRVVEQMWKDKFLWLWENASRNHQGVEEDSERVNESLDFVFPILMHPDTSGMSHIIGMAERMINWLKGWGDEVQFCKHEDIATAWLDAKRQAANKS; this is encoded by the coding sequence ATGGTCCTCCTCCCTGCTCGCAACGCCACGGCCGTCTCGATCGAAAAAGGCCAGTACCTTAAAATCATCAACACCCACGGCAAGCAGGTAGTTGATTTCTGGGCCTTCAACCCCCAGGATAGCCATGATTATCTCTCCACGGTCCACACTAGAACCGTGCTCCTCAGCATTGCTCTCCGCGAGGGAGACGCCCTCTACAGCACTCGACGCAAGCCCATCTTGACGCTCGCCCGAGACACGACGCGCGGCGTGCACGACTTGATCTGGTCAGCCTGCGATGAGGAGCGCTATCGCATGCTAGGTGCCGTCGGCTACCATGACAACTGCGCCGACAATATGCACAAGGCGCTAAAGGCCTTTCCCGATGTCAAGATCGCCGACGACTGGATCCCCGATCCTCTGAACCTGTTTATGAACGTTGCCGTCGATCATCACGGCGGGCTTGACGTCCGGCCCCCGACCAGCGAGAAGGGACAGTATGTTGTGCTGAGAGCCGAGACAGACCTTGTCATCGTCATGACCTCATGCCCCCAGGACATGGCACCCGTCAACGATGGGGAGCCGGCCGACTGCGAGTTCGCCATCTTCCAGGACCAAGATTGTACAGAGGAAACAACTGCCACCACCGCGGGGGCCATCGAGCGCCCGCTGAGCACTCATCGCCCCAAGCGCGTCAAGGTTGCTCTCTCATTCGATTTTGACGCCGTGTCCCACTGGCTCGGAACCGGCTGCCACCCGGACAACAACATGGCCGACTACTCTTCTGGAATCTTTGCTGGCCAGGTCGGCGTTGTGCGGCTGCTCAACATGCTCAAGCGGACCAGCATCGCCGACAAGGTCACATGGTTTGTCCCCGGCCATACAATCGAGACGTTCCCCGCGTCTGTCCAGAAGGTTGTAGAGTCTGGCGCTGAGATTGGCCTTCACGGCTACTCCCACGAGGGCATCTACCAGATGACGCCGGCCCAGGAGCGAGACGTCCTTCTCAAGTGCATCAAGGTTGCGACAAAGCTCTGCGGTAAGAGACCTCGGGGCTATCGTGCTCCCATGTACACTATTAGAGAGACCACGGTCGAGCTTCTCCGCGAGCAAGGGTTCCTTTACAACTCGTCCCTCAGCCATCACGACTCACAACCATACTGGACCCCGGCAGACCCGCCAATCGAAAAGATTGACTTTTCCAAGGACGCCTCTTCCTGGCTCAAGCCCACCCCGATTACAGATCCTGGGCAGTTGGACCCCCTCTCCACCAACCAGCATCCCTTGGTCGAGATTCCGTGCGGCTGGTACAACGAGGACATGATGCCTCTGCAGTATCTCCCCCACCTCCCAAACAGCATGGGATACGTATCCACCCGGGTCGTGGAGCAGATGTGGAAGGACAAATTTCTCTGGCTATGGGAGAATGCCTCGCGTAACCACCAAGGAGTAGAGGAAGACAGCGAGAGGGTCAACGAGTCGCTCGACTTTGTCTTTCCTATTCTAATGCATCCCGACACCAGTGGCATGTCCCACATCATTGGCATGGCTGAGAGGATGATCAACTGGCTGAAGGGCTGGGGCGACGAGGTACAGTTCTGCAAGCACGAGGATATTGCCACGGCTTGGCTGGATGCCAAAAGGCAGGCCGCCAACAAGTCCTGA
- a CDS encoding SRP54 domain-containing protein, with protein sequence MCLPFVLDQFKKHKTRCVDRPFILGLNGVQGAGKTTLVTRLATALAEEHGLETLAVSVDDFYLTRHGQLELMKENPGNMLLQVRGQPGMNNGIIKQALLTDIEGRLGTHDIPLMRSFFQSICQNLPTKVPRYNKAAHGGAGDREPESTWGSVNGPEQPRLQIVILEGWCVGFEPLSESALYERYLQPSRALKHHRLEHVSFINAQLKHYSAITELFDALVHLDAERTEWVYDWRLEQEIELRQRAGSAMSDEQVKVFIDAYYPAYELYIDPLRQGVLKERGRQMRVVVGRDRRPVRVEFL encoded by the coding sequence ATGTGCCTCCCGTTTGTCCTTGACCAGTTCAAAAAGCACAAGACGCGCTGTGTTGATAGACCCTTTATACTGGGCCTTAATGGAGTTCAGGGAGCTGGCAAGACAACCCTCGTAACCCGTCTCGCCACGGCTCTAGCCGAGGAGCATGGGTTGGAAACCTTGGCCGTCAGTGTGGATGATTTCTATTTGACGCGCCATGGCCAGCTCGAACTCATGAAAGAAAATCCCGGCAACATGCTGCTTCAAGTTCGAGGGCAGCCAGGTATGAACAACGGCATAATCAAGCAAGCTCTCTTGACTGATATTGAGGGCCGCTTAGGAACTCACGACATTCCTCTCATGCGCAGCTTCTTTCAAAGTATTTGCCAGAATCTCCCAACGAAGGTGCCGCGGTACAACAAGGCCGCTCATGGGGGAGCAGGAGACCGTGAGCCAGAGTCGACGTGGGGGTCAGTCAACGGGCCCGAACAGCCAAGGCTACAgatcgtcatcttggaggGATGGTGCGTGGGCTTTGAGCCCTTATCCGAGTCGGCACTCTACGAGAGGTATCTCCAGCCGAGCCGAGCATTGAAACATCACAGGCTGGAGCACGTTTCATTCATCAACGCCCAGCTCAAACACTATAGCGCAATCACGGAGCTGTTTGACGCCCTTGTTCACCTCGACGCCGAGCGTACTGAGTGGGTTTACGACTGGAGGCTTGAACAGGAGATTGAACTACGGCAACGTGCGGGATCAGCCATGTCGGAcgagcaggtcaaggtctTCATTGATGCGTACTATCCTGCGTACGAACTCTATATAGATCCTCTTCGGCAAGGGGTGCTAAAGGAACGTGGGCGTCAGATGAGGGTTGTCGTTGGGAGAGACCGTAGACCGGTACGTGTTGAGTTTCTTTAA
- a CDS encoding M20-dimer domain-containing protein yields MRIAWRIISGVNNQIRRRRHFSRLRTLNMLDYDIGTVKVDSERLNSLLHDTCRFGTGERWGRQVAATETGMARLALSDSDKQARDWFVSTTEALGCSTTVDEMGNIFAIRPGRRQGPATFVGSHLDTQPRGGRYDGILGVLAGVEILNVLKDHGIETEFPVGVVNWTNEEGARFPIIMVASGVWAGKIPLQEAHDLKEVGSGSCTMRSELERTGYLGATRCSFQDMPMAAYFELHIDQGPILEANNQKVGVVTGVQAYRWFTVQVTGQGAHSGTTPLSERADASLLASRLILHCHRLATKHDAVATTGIIEVSPGSVNTIPGHVKFTIDMRAPDEDTLELFEKELMHDAHMLALGTDIGGLMDAGTPGKSMTVCITKDTTSPAVTFHPDCVDIVRASAASVTSSHGLFRDMTSGAGHDAAHANLRCPAGMVFVSSKGGISHNPIEYTSPEDCAIGAEVLLQSVLRYDRLRARRGGESV; encoded by the exons ATGCGTATCGCGTGGAGAATCATTTCCGGTGTAAACAACCAAATTCGACGGCGTCGTCATTTCTCGCGTCTTCGGACTCTCAACATGCTGGATTATGACATTGGCACAGTCAAGGTTGACTCGGAGCGCCTAAactccctcctccacgacACGTGCCGCTTTGGCACAGGAGAGAGATGGGGCAGGCAAGT CGCGGCTACGGAGACGGGTATGGCCCGACTCGCCTTGAGTGATTCAGACAAGCAGGCCCGCGACTGGTTTGTATCTACCACCGAGGCGTTGGGCTGCTCAACTACTGTGGACGAAATGGGAAACATCTTTGCTATCCGCCCGGGTCGCCGTCAAGGACCTGCCACGTTTGTCGGCTCGCATCTTGACACCCAGCCGCGAGGGGGACGCTACGACGGCATCTTGGGTGTTTTAGCCGGTGTGGAGATTCTCAACGTGCTAAAAGATCACGGAATAGAGACTGAATTTCCAGTAGGCGTTGTGAACTGGACCAA CGAGGAGGGCGCCCGGTTCCCCATCATTATGGTGGCATCTGGTGTCTGGGCCGGTAAAATCCCTTTACAGGAAGCTCACGATCTCAAAGAGGTGGGCTCTGGATCTTGTACCATGAGGTCTGAACTGGAGCGCACCGGCTACCTCGGCGCAACACGTTGCAGCTTCCAGGATATGCCGATGGCTGCCTACTTTGAGTTGCACATTGACCAAGGTCCGATACTGGAAGCCAACAACCAAAAAGTGGGTGTCGTGACAGGTGTTCAAGCCTACAGGTGGTTTACGGTCCAGGTCACTGGGCAAG GAGCCCATTCAGGCACAACTCCCCTCTCGGAGCGCGCGGACGCTTCACTCCTCGCGTCACGGCTCATTCTGCATTGCCACCGTCTCGCAACCAAGCATGACGCCGTAGCTACGACTGGCATCATTGAGGTGTCCCCAGGGAGTGTGAATACCATCCCTGGGCACGTTAAGTTCACCATAGACATGCGTGCCCCGGATGAAGACACTCTAGAGTTGTTTGAGAAGGAACTTATGCATGATGCGCACATGCTAGCCTTGGGAACAGATATTGGCGGCCTGATGGATGCAGGCACTCCAGGCAAGTCCATGACTGTGTGCATAACAAAGGACACGACGTCGCCAGCCGTAACCTTCCACCCTGACTGCGTCGACATTGTCAGAGCTTCTGCAGCATCGGTGACATCGAGCCATGGCCTGTTTAGAGACATGACCAGCGGAGCTGGGCATGATGCCGCGCATGCCAACTTGAGATGTCCGGCAGGCATGGTCTTCGTATCCTCCAAGGGTGGCATCAGCCACAACCCCATCGAGTACACCAGCCCGGAAGATTGTGCCATCGGCGCCGAGGTGCTGTTGCAGAGTGTGCTCAGGTATGATCGGCTGCGAGCAAGGAGAGGAGGCGAAAGTGTATGA
- a CDS encoding SGNH-hydro domain-containing protein, which translates to MVPSALTTGWWDVWTTLTAIVLVSSFWAPLANAATPTTNLKSRAPIADGIDLRVLPIGDSITWGAQSSDENGYRKKLFDKLAARGNNVDFVGGMSTGTMADKNHEGHRGYVIDEIREVSGVGIHAGANIVLLHAGTNDMKNDINPAGAPERLKKLIDEIYEFSPDTVILLCNLIPAGPDRYPATVPRIDKFNEAIPVIATEYVTVRKKKMLVVGMNHGVTLNDLADSLHPNDVGYGKMAELFYSAIESVDERGWISKPGKKTPVPDSTSPENCKSTPSWYNVGMIATGAKVADSDGPFVPAWNKRGVVAEGNCPRARLHFMDLDGDGLKDYACVDPKTGAVKVNINIPDADGKTSGNWKVPRTVVNPTEPRDGWGVMFADLNGDGRDDYIWVDPDTGDVHGWINRLEKDGVWQWQSLGRIAGGVGATNETLQMVDIDGDGRDDFLIVSKKTGEVTAWLNTGGEAMPDYHKIGIIATGASQSDGDTVILGDLTGEGRADYMMVGVGGKVNGLINRRQETSMVPRWSQMFNVAAGPDGAKSNQVRLVDMTGDGKVDYLLVDEKTGEVTLWENLGTGGKWQPGDGVFLCDLDGDGTSDYFWIDHTGKGYGYLNVGKGENKWNDLGMIAKGDHPREQIHMAVLTTSGRADYIVVDPEIGRSDWFENLGPDGGWGWKARGEFAAGPKNTVETKFGFNFKAKNVRFADLDGDGLDDYLYISDTGAVIMWRHLGTNPPSWGIPRLVADGPVGVSAQNVQFADTNGDGKLDYVVVGTTTGMTRTWHHLGFRDDGSIRWNTPLSFADGVGSIGSAIRITEMTGDKRADYVSINPDNGRLNLWHNRCWPNGSGGGGDDGGSGGGDDGNGGGSGDGDGVVYIDPTIWKSSEPTASCRPPCTLVLPPWPLSSKTTISFPVITETIKETWPETTDGVTTYRTTTITVRITLPPITTTQIEVSNIIVSKSTTTIVPVRTSIIPPPVTLTELTHGITYTYSPGPYPTTTEVGPPPGDNPGDIHVIGGGSGPGPVCKSGCGHICLIGCGSSGGGGGGGGGGCIGLGCPPGSKNCVGAGCGGGGGGDDGNDDDDDDDDDDDCATETNTECHQVCTTSPCKTVCNTYIGCDCTTSKVTDYWVSCKSQSCTTTSTEVITGCFLTATATTTGSYCPLATVDAERDENGDDSGSRIGTAYKTTFSPTAIIKSTQYRVKSGYVTVDKTAYPVPSATSVIKTKIDGTSATIIPSFVGTTISITVSNIKLSTSDEPKATTTIEPSKTSTDAAYPTHTTFTGDGYCYSGKSGFLKFTQSQAQQVIGSFCSSSYVLEPGNTVGQADALEADGYNVVVSAKWATDQTGCGTKEAFHFADDQSNFESCLRAWNIPFFCTDPDATSSFGGAYVFDPPITGGCLLLRLYAYSTSSLKARESLKLDSGPVAPAAMNITHMGDVKHRVNKANARLVWPTSKSEDGHPSLFSPEEVKKLARDTTKET; encoded by the exons ATGGTGCCGAGTGCGCTGACCACCGGGTGGTGGGATGTCTGGACCACTTTGACGGCAATTGTACTTGTGTCTAGTTTTTGGGCACCACTTGCAAATGCTGCTACCCCGACTACGAATCTGAAGTCTCGGGCTCCTATTGCTGATGGCATTGATCTGAGAGTTCTTCCCATAGGAGA TTCCATCACATGGGGTGCTCAGAGTTCAGACGAGAATGGCTACcgcaagaagctctttgacAAGCTCGCTGCACGAGGCAACAATGTGGACTTTGTCGGTGGCATGAGCACAGGCACAATGGCTGACAAGAACCACGAGGGCCACCGAGGCTACGTGATCGACGAGATCCGCGAAGTCAGCGGTGTCGGCATCCACGCAGGCGCCAACATCGTCCTACTCCATGCCGGAACCAACGACATGAAGAATGACATCAATCCCGCTGGTGCACCGGAACGTCTCAAGAAGCTGATTGATGAGATTTACGAGTTCTCTCCTGATACGGTCATTTTGTTGTGCAACCTCATCCCGGCAGGTCCTGATAGGTATCCTGCCACAGTCCCACGCATTGACAAGTTCAACGAAGCCATCCCCGTCATAGCAACTGAGTACGTCACTGTACGCAAAAAGAAGATGCTCGTGGTTGGAATGAACCATGGGGTTACTCTCAACGACTTGGCTGATAGTCTTCACCCCAACGACGTTGGCTATGGGAAAATGGCTGAGCTGTTCTATTCTGCCATTGAATCCGTGGATGAGAGAGGCTGGATCTCCAAGCCGGGCAAGAAGACGCCAGTTCCGGATTCAACTAGCCCTGAGAACTGCAAGTCGACGCCATCTTGGTACAACGTGGGTATGATCGCCACTGGCGCAAAGGT GGCTGATTCTGATGGCCCTTTCGTGCCCGCTTGGAATAAGCGAGGCGTTGTTGCTGAGGGTAATTGCCCTCGCGCTCGACTTCACTTCATGGACCTCGACGGCGATGGTCTGAAGGATTATGCTTGCGTTGATCCCAAGACAGGAGCGGTCAAGGTGAACATCAACATTCCAGACGCAGATGGCAAAACATCTGGAAACTGGAAGGTACCTAGAACTGTCGTTAACCCAACAGAgcctcgagatggatggggtGTTATGTTTGCTGA TCTGAATGGCGATGGTCGAGACGATTACATATGGGTTGACCCTGACACGGGAGACGTTCACGGCTGGATCAACCGtcttgagaaggatggcgTATGGCAGTGGCAGAGTCTTGGCCGTATTGCTGGGGGTGTTGGCGCAACTAACGAGACCCTGCAGATGGTCGACATTGACG GTGATGGAAGAGATGATTTCCTCATCGTCAGCAAGAAGACCGGAGAAGTTACGGCCTGGCTAAACACTGGTGGTGAGGCCATGCCTGACTACCATAAGATCGGCATCATTGCTACCGGAGCCTCACAGTCAGACGGAGACACCGTCATCCTCGGAGACTTGACAGGTGAAGGAAGAGCTGACTATATGATGGTTGGCGTCGGTGGTAAGGTCAACGGTCTTATAAACCGAAGACAGGAAACGAGCATGGTGCCCCGGTGGTCGCAGATGTTTAATGTTGCTGCGGGACCAGATGGTGCAAAGTCAAATCAAGTACGTTTGGTTGACATGACTGGTGACGGTAAGGTTGATTACTTGCTTGTCGATGAGAAGACTGGTGAAGTTACGCTGTGGGAGAACCTTGGAACTGGTGGAAAGTGGCAGCCAGGTGATGGTGTGTTTCTCTGCGATT TGGACGGCGATGGTACCAGCGATTACTTCTGGATTGACCACACGGGCAAGGGCTATGGCTACCTCAACGTAGGGAAAGGCGAGAACAAATGGAATGATCTGGGTATGATCGCCAAGGGAGATCATCCCAGAGAGCAGATCCACATGGCTGTTCTAACTACGAGCGGTCGAGCCGACTATATCGTTGTTGACCCAGAGATCGGAAGATCTGATTGGTTTGAGAACCTTGGGCCTGATGGAGGCTGGGGTTGGAAAGCTCGTGGCGAGTTTGCTGCGGGACCCAAGAACACCGTCGAGACCAAGTTCGGGTTCAACTTTAAGGCGAAGAACGTTCGTTTTGCAGA cctggatggtgatggtcttgatgatTACCTCTACATCAGCGACACGGGAGCTGTCATTATGTGGAGGCATCTGGGCACTAATCCTCCATCCTGGGGCATCCCACGCTTAGTAGCCGATGGGCCAGTTGGTGTCAGCGCGCAAAATGTTCAGTTTGCCGACACCAATGGCGACGGCAAACTTGACTATGTCGTCGTTGGTACTACGACAGGCATGACGAGAACGTGGCATCACCTTGGATTCCGAGACGACGGATCTATTCGCTGGAATACACCTCTCAGTTTCGCTGACGGTGTTGGGTCTATTGGATCTGCCATCAGAATCACAGAG ATGACTGGTGACAAGCGTGCTGATTATGTCTCCATCAACCCTGACAACGGTCGACTCAATCTCTGGCACAACCGCTGCTGGCCCAACGGCtcaggcggcggcggagacGACGGTGGTTCcggaggtggtgatgacggcaatggaggcggcagcggaGATGGTGACGGCGTTGTCTACATTGACCCAACCATCTGGAAATCCAGCGAGCCGACCGCGAGTTGCCGTCCTCCTTGCACCCTTGTTCTTCCACCTTGGCCGCTCTCTTCCAAGACCACCATCAGCTTCCCAGTCATTACCGAAACTATCAAGGAAACCTGGCCTGAAACTACCGACGGTGTCACTACATATCGCACAACCACGATCACCGTCCGGATCACACTGCCGCCAATCACCACTACTCAGATCGAGGTGTCCAACATCATTGTGAGCAAGTCTACCACAACAATTGTGCCTGTACGGACCAGCATCATTCCGCCCCCAGTCACTTTAACAGAGCTCACCCACGGCATCACTTACACATACAGTCCGGGCCCTTATCCGACCACCACCGAAGTTGGACCTCCGCCTGGTGATAATCCAGGCGACATTCACGTCATTGGTGGCGGTAGTGGCCCTGGACCTGTATGCAAGTCTGGCTGCGGTCATATTTGCCTCATTGGCTGTGGCTCAAgtggaggcggaggtggaggcggtggtggtggatgtATCGGCCTGGGATGTCCTCCCGGATCCAAGAACTGCGTCGGTGCTGGatgtggtggaggaggtggtggtgacgatggcaacgatgacgacgacgatgatgatgacgatgatgactgTGCCACCGAGACCAACACCGAGTGTCATCAAGTTTGCACGACAAGTCCCTGCAAGACTGTTTGCAACACCTATATCGGCTGTGACTGCACAACCTCCAAGGTCACGGACTATTGGGTGTCTTGCAAGTCCCAATCATGCACTACCACCTCTACCGAGGTCATCACTGGTTGCTTCCTTACTGCAACTGCTACAACCACCGGCTCATACTGCCCCTTGGCCACCGTCGATgcagagagagatgagaatGGCGATGACAGCGGCAGCAGGATAGGCACTGCCTACAAGACCACTTTCTCTCCTACTGCCATTATCAAGTCAACTCAGTACCGTGTCAAGAGTGGATACGTGACGGTTGACAAGACCGCCTATCCGGTTCCATCTGCCACGTCAGTtatcaagaccaagattgACGGCACATCGGCTACCATTATCCCTTCCTTTGTTGGAACCACCATCTCGATCACGGTTTCAAACATCAAGCTTTCCACCTCGGATGAGCCCAAGGCCACAACAACGATAGAACCTTCCAAGACATCAACTGATGCAGCATACCCGACACACACGACCTTTACAGGTGATGGCTACTGCTACTCGGGGAAGTCTGGCTTCCTCAAGTTCACACAGAGTCAAGCTCAGCAAGTGATTGGGtccttctgctcctccagctACGTCCTCGAACCTGGCAACACTGTCGGTCAAGCCGATGCCCTCGAAGCGGACGGCTACAACGTTGTGGTCTCGGCGAAGTGGGCAACTGATCAGACGGGATGCGGAACAAAGGAGGCTTTCCACTTTGCCGATGACCAATCAAACTTTGAGTCCTGCCTCAGGGCCTGGAACATCCCCTTCTTCTGCACAGATCCAGATGCAACGTCTAGCTTTGGTGGAGCGTATGTCTTTGATCCTCCAATAACCGGAGGCTGTCTTCTCTTGCGGTTGTATGCGTATAGCACGTCTTCTCTCAAGGCCAGGGAAAGCCTCAAGCTAGACAGCGGGCCTGTGGCGCCGGCTGCGATGAACATTACGCATATGGGAGATGTTAAACACCGTGTGAACAAGGCAAATGCTCGTCTGGTATGGCCAACGTCCAAGAGTGAGGACGGGCATCCCAGCTTGTTTAGTCCAGAGGAGGTTAAGAAGCTTGCGAGGGACACGACAAAGGAAACATGA